A stretch of DNA from Micromonospora sp. NBC_01813:
ACCCGCGCCGGTCGTACCCGCGCCGCCAGCCCCGGTACCGCTGCGGACCGCAGGGGTCCCGGCCGACGCCCGGGTGATCCCGGCCCGACCCAGCGGCCGCGTCCCGGTCCAGACGGCGGACCCGGACAGCTTCGATTCGTCGGCGCTGCAACGGGCCACCCGGTCGCTGGACACCGGCAGCCCGTGGAACGCGTTCTCGAAGCAGTCGGCAGAGCCGGCCGAACCGGTGACCACACCAGCCGGACCCGCGACGCCCGGCACCGCGACGCCCGGACCCGCGACGTCCGGACCCGCGACGCCGGCCGAACCCGGCGGACGTGGTCCGCTGCGGCAACGCGTTCCCGGTGCCCAGCATCCGGTCGCCACCGGCCCAGCGGCGGTCAGCAACGCGCCGGCGGACCCGGCGGCGGCCCGAGCGCTGCTGGAGGAGTTCGAGGCCGGGGTACGGCGGGCGCAGCAGCAGGTCGCGCAGGAGCCCATGGGCGCCGGAGCAGCTCAGCTCATCCAACGCGTACCGGGTGCCAGCCTGCCCGAGACGCCACCGACGGCACCCGCCGGCGCCCGGCGGCCCTGGCCGCCGGACCCGCAGGCCGCCAAGGACTCCCTGGACGAGTTCGAGACCGGCGTCCAGCAAGCCCTCACCGAGATGACCGCACACCCTCAGCAGCAGGACGAAGGAAGCCGATGACCAGTCCATTCACCCCGGACACCGCGGAACGCCCCGTGCCCGCCGCCGCCGGAAACGGCTCGCTCAGCGCCGAGGCGCAGACCTTCAACTGGTTGCTGGACTCGTTCACCTCCAGCACCGCAGGCGTACGGGAAGCCATCGCGGTCTCCTCCGACGGGCTGCTGATGGCCATGTCGGCGATCCAGGACCGGGCCAACGCCGAACGGCTTGCGGCCGTCGTGTCCGGGATGACCAGCCTCGCCGGCGGCGCTGCCAACTGGTACTCGCTCGGCACCTTGAACCGGGTGGTGGTGGACATGGCGGACGGCTACCTGCTGGTGAGCTCGATCAGCAGCGGCTCGGTCCTCGGTGTGATCGCCGACCGGTCCGCCAGCCTCGGTACCGTCGCGTACGAGATGACATTGTTCGCCGGGCGCGCGGGGGGCGCCCTCACTCCCCGGCTGATCGCCGAGTTGAAGAACTCCGTCCAGTCGTGACCCGGTCGCCGTTCGGGGCGGACGACCCGGCCGAGCCGCCGCCACGGATCCGCCCCTATCTGCGTACCCCGCCGTTGGACCGGACTTCGGAGGCGGCCGGGCCGCCCGGTGGTCTCGGCCCTGAATCGGCGGTCGACGTGCCCGGCGGCGGCACCGCCGGCGGCGGCACCCCGGGGCTACGACCGTTCGTCCTCACCTCGGGGCGGGTCACCGGCGCGGACCCGGACATCGGGCTGGAGACGCAGGTCACCTCGCGTGAACCCGACCTGTTCCACCCTGGCCCGTCGGTGCACAGCCTGGCACCCGAGCTGCAGGCGATCATCGCGCTCGCCGCTGAGCCGATCTCCGTGGCGGAGATCTCCGCCCGGCTGGGGCTGCACCTTGGTGTGACCCGGGTGCTCGTCGGAGACCTGCGGGCCGCCGACCACCTCGACGTCCACGCGACCGACCTCGAAGCCTCTGCCGATGCCGACACCATCCTGCGAGTGATCCGTGGACTACGTGCCATATCCTGAACCGGTCGTCGCTGGCGCACCCTCCGCCGCCCGGCGCCGACCCGCGACCCGTACCGCGCCCATCCCGGTGAAGATCGTGATCGCCGGTGGTTTCGGCGTGGGCAAGACCACCACGGTCGGAGCCATCTCGGAGATCGCCCCACTGACCACCGAGGCGGAGATGACCGCCGTCTCGGTCGGCGTGGACGATCCCGGACCCGAGTCAGGCAAGACCACCACGACGGTGGCGATGGACTTCGGCTGTGTGACGATCGATCAGAGCCTCAAGCTCTACCTGTTCGGTACGCCGGGCCAGGCCCGCTTCGGCTTCATGTGGGACGATCTGGCCCGTGGTGCACTCGGTGCACTGGTCGTGGTG
This window harbors:
- a CDS encoding roadblock/LC7 domain-containing protein codes for the protein MTSPFTPDTAERPVPAAAGNGSLSAEAQTFNWLLDSFTSSTAGVREAIAVSSDGLLMAMSAIQDRANAERLAAVVSGMTSLAGGAANWYSLGTLNRVVVDMADGYLLVSSISSGSVLGVIADRSASLGTVAYEMTLFAGRAGGALTPRLIAELKNSVQS
- a CDS encoding DUF742 domain-containing protein; translated protein: MTRSPFGADDPAEPPPRIRPYLRTPPLDRTSEAAGPPGGLGPESAVDVPGGGTAGGGTPGLRPFVLTSGRVTGADPDIGLETQVTSREPDLFHPGPSVHSLAPELQAIIALAAEPISVAEISARLGLHLGVTRVLVGDLRAADHLDVHATDLEASADADTILRVIRGLRAIS
- a CDS encoding GTP-binding protein → MDYVPYPEPVVAGAPSAARRRPATRTAPIPVKIVIAGGFGVGKTTTVGAISEIAPLTTEAEMTAVSVGVDDPGPESGKTTTTVAMDFGCVTIDQSLKLYLFGTPGQARFGFMWDDLARGALGALVVVDSSRLDDCYPAVDYFERAGLPFVVGVNTFNGRLSHSIDEVRWALATDRAVPIVAFDARNRLSVRDALLVVLDRALDRAVRSQPS